A portion of the Fulvia fulva chromosome 1, complete sequence genome contains these proteins:
- a CDS encoding U4/U6.U5 tri-snRNP-associated protein snu66, whose amino-acid sequence MASGMSAEQIEQMNKVRVSLGLQPLEVPGQGPQFKEDDDGSDSDQSEDLSTLEKRAAAAGNNWQRHEAERKEKEERQKRKDAAKKARDLAARNEKLQGKGLGDEDAAEEVDTRTWLLQQKKRQKKIDKARKLEEELAAREQQAEYTAKDLAGVKVGHEAAEFDELTGEQILTLKDAAIGEESEDDELENTDLKAKEKLEEKLKLLKKRPDYDPTEQGEQKNLLSKYDEEIDGKKQKRFTLDGQGTAAEALKRKAANEGEVKGKGVKISLDILKDDAPTSDYVDPSTIKVKKAKKSKKEKKTRQKAADEDDIVPLVTQSASVSNGDAMDLDNEQEVVTASKKRSFEFDDDEDLQAKLAEQRRQALKKRKKTDAAELARQMREEMPVDEPEPEEEGLVMDETTEFVANLKKPDEADEDDIRAKRSKSAQPGAAGSPDVQDEDDDGDTNMGQQSYADAEEEEERQVRIKREASNAAEISATGLEDEESLVGSGIGASLNMLRKRGLIDSPAAEGSVERERQRMKFLADKQQLVEEYDQRAKDQREADRRSGRFDKMTNRERDALARQQNEQREQYISRLLAEKFNKEYKPDVKLRYNDEHGREMNQKEAFKHLSHMFHGKGSGKGKTEKRLKKIEDEKKSAARGMLNVGEEGGFSNVQGREGKRQKTAGVRLQ is encoded by the coding sequence ATGGCGTCCGGAATGTCTGCTGAGCAGATTGAGCAGATGAACAAGGTCCGTGTGTCGCTCGGCCTGCAACCACTGGAAGTGCCAGGACAAGGACCACAGTTCAAGGAAGACGATGATGGCAGCGACAGCGATCAGAGCGAGGACTTGAGCACACTGGAGAAGCGCGCAGCAGCTGCAGGGAACAACTGGCAGCGACACGAAGCAGAGAGGAAGGAGAAGGAGGAGCGGCAGAAGCGCAAAGATGCCGCAAAGAAGGCCCGTGATCTTGCGGCGCGCAACGAGAAGCTGCAGGGCAAAGGTCTCGGTGATGAGGATGCAGCCGAAGAAGTTGATACTCGTACGTGGCTGCTGCAGCAGAAGAAGAGGCAAAAGAAGATCGACAAAGCACGCAAACTGGAAGAGGAGCTGGCCGCACGGGAGCAACAAGCCGAGTATACGGCCAAGGATCTTGCTGGAGTGAAGGTCGGCCACGAAGCTGCAGAATTTGACGAACTTACTGGCGAGCAGATCCTCACGCTGAAAGACGCTGCAATCGGCGAGGAAAGCGAGGATGATGAGCTGGAGAACACCGATCTCAAAGCGAAGGAaaagctcgaagagaagctCAAGCTCTTGAAGAAGCGGCCTGACTACGATCCGACTGAGCAGGGAGAGCAGAAGAACCTCTTGTCGAAGTACGATGAGGAGATTGACGGCAAGAAGCAGAAACGATTCACACTGGATGGTCAAGGCACAGCAGCAGAAGCGTTGAAGAGGAAAGCTGCCAATGAGGGCGAGGTCAAAGGTAAGGGTGTCAAGATTAGTCTCGACATTCTCAAAGACGATGCGCCAACTTCAGACTATGTCGACCCCTCGACAATCAAAGTGAAGAAGGCCAAGAAGAGCAAGAAAGAGAAGAAGACGCGACAGAAAGCTGCCGATGAAGACGATATCGTACCACTTGTCACACAGTCTGCGTCTGTTTCCAACGGAGATGCAATGGATCTTGACAATGAACAGGAAGTTGTCACTGCGAGCAAGAAGAGATCGTTTGAGTTCGACGACGATGAAGATCTACAGGCCAAGCTTGCAGAGCAGCGGCGGCAGGCTCTGAAGAAGCGCAAGAAGACGGATGCAGCAGAGCTTGCTCGGCAAATGCGAGAAGAAATGCCAGTCGATGAACCAGAGCCGGAGGAAGAAGGATTGGTCATGGATGAGACTACCGAGTTTGTTGCTAATTTGAAGAAGCCTGACGAGGCTGATGAAGATGATATCCGGGCAAAACGAAGCAAATCAGCTCAGCCCGGTGCAGCAGGCTCTCCGGATGTGCAAGATGAGGACGACGATGGCGACACCAATATGGGGCAACAGTCTTATGCTGACGCAGAAGAGGAAGAAGAGCGACAAGTGCGTATAAAGCGTGAGGCTTCGAACGCTGCCGAGATTTCTGCGACCGGTCTGGAAGATGAGGAGAGTCTAGTTGGCTCCGGAATTGGTGCATCACTAAACATGCTTCGCAAGCGTGGTCTCATCGACAGTCCAGCGGCCGAAGGCTCAGTGGAGAGAGAACGTCAACGCATGAAGTTCCTAGCAGATAAGCAACAGCTGGTCGAGGAGTATGATCAAAGAGCCAAGGACCAGCGTGAAGCCGATCGCCGCAGTGGCCGATTCGACAAGATGACTAACCGTGAGCGCGATGCCTTGGCTCGCCAACAAAACGAGCAGAGAGAGCAATACATATCACGATTGCTAGCCGAGAAGTTCAACAAGGAGTATAAGCCGGATGTCAAGCTGAGGTATAACGATGAGCACGGTCGCGAGATGAATCAGAAGGAAGCTTTCAAGCATCTCAGTCATATGTTTCACGGCAAGGGCTCAGGCAAGGGCAAGACCGAGAAGCGTCTCAAGAAGATCGAAGACGAGAAGAAGAGCGCGGCCCGAGGAATGCTCAATGTCGGCGAGGAGGGCGGATTCTCGAACGTCCAAGGTAGAGAAGGAAAGCGGCAGAAGACGGCAGGTGTTCGTCTCCAATAA
- a CDS encoding Chromatin modification-related protein eaf3 codes for MAPTAAGQPMYNKDEKVLCFHGELLYEAKVLDYKLKDNAEGKKDVIYLYRVHYKGWKNTWDDWVPQERVRKLTDENKELAQNLKKDMDAQRRAASGKPPSTSTTKKRPFGSDLTGGSSARGSEDRSSVAPMPPRGTKRGRDIEGIDKEEEFVRRPAVRLFIPDTLKSILVDDWEKVTKEQKLVPMPSSTPITQFLNDYYEAESIHRRPGSADADILEEIIAGVKEYFNKALGRILLYRFERPQFYEVHKQVESGHGEQAGKTLCDMYGCEHLLRLFVSMPDLIAHTNMDTQSVSRLREELSKMTQWLAKRVEKYLSADYEHAGQDYLDGAKTGA; via the exons ATGGCACCAACAGCTGCTGGACAGCCCATGTACAACAAAGATGAGAAAGTGTTGTGTTTCCACG GCGAGCTGCTGTACGAAGCCAAAGTGCTGGACTACAAGCTGAAAGACAATGCGGAAGGAAAGAAAGATGTTATCTACCTCTACCGCGTCCATTACAAGGGCTGGAAGAACAC GTGGGACGACTGGGTGCCCCAAGAACGTGTTCGCAAGCTCACAGACGAGAACAAGGAACTCGCACAGAACCTCAAGAAGGACATGGATGCTCAGCGCAGAGCAGCCTCTGGCAAGCCTCCTTCGACATCCACCACCAAGAAGCGTCCTTTTGGCTCCGATCTGACAGGTGGCTCTTCGGCCCGTGGCAGCGAGGACAGGAGCTCTGTCGCGCCAATGCCACCGCGAGGAACGAAGCGAGGACGCGACATCGAGGGCATCGACAAG GAAGAAGAATTCGTGCGACGACCAGCCGTGCGATTATTCATCCCTGACACTCTCAAGTCGATACTGGTCGACGACTGGGAGAAGGTCACCAAGGAGCAGAAACTCGTGCCTATGCCTTCGTCAACACCCATCACTCAGTTCTTGAACGACTACTACGAAGCAGAGAGCATCCACAGAAGACCAGGTTCTGCCGACGCTGACATTCTCGAAGAGATCATCGCGGGCGTCAAGGAGTACTTCAACAAGGCACTTGGGCGCATCCTTCTGTATCGGTTCGAGCGGCCACAGTTCTACGAGGTTCACAAGCAGGTTGAGTCTGGTCATGGCGAGCAGGCCGGTAAGACGTTATGCGATATGTATGGCTGCGAGCATCTTCTGCGACTGTTTG TCTCCATGCCAGATCTGATCGCGCATACCAACATGGACACTCAGTCCGTCAGTCGCCTTCGAGAAGAACTGTCCAAGATGACTCAGTGGTTAGCGAAGAGAGTGGAGAAATACCTCTCCGCAGACTACGAGCACGCTGGGCAAGACTACCTTGACGGCGCGAAGACCGGCGCTTGA
- a CDS encoding Adenosylcobalamin/alpha-ribazole phosphatase — protein sequence MELYLIRHGETVDNVAGLYAGVRDSALTIHGVEQARRLGEHFAKHEVHFSHIFASPLSRALKTAQAVHAAQKSSDKGQDQLSIAQVPDLIEQDFGHYEGKSFHARTEARKTGKESHREKHIYDPDFVDVESKESLNKRADAFLDQHMIPLFEKKPVSGRRIVAIVSHGILLSHLWRRLLARFASKSVTVAPEVIAARDSIVLEHLGGWSNTGYLELVLSQTEAVVGVSGDESELLSTSRTGDNQDLKTKVDATATTPPPVPPVIDEKKTTSVPGSMKGWTTMIRGIDRKEHLTGLKRQRGGIGRSAHDEGQKKLDGFFKRQRTG from the coding sequence ATGGAGCTGTACCTCATTAGACATGGCGAAACGGTTGACAACGTAGCCGGACTGTACGCTGGCGTCAGAGACTCGGCACTGACCATCCACGGTGTCGAGCAGGCTCGCCGGCTCGGTGAGCACTTCGCAAAGCATGAAGTACACTTCTCGCACATCTTCGCCTCGCCACTGTCCAGAGCACTGAAAACAGCTCAAGCTGTTCATGCCGCGCAGAAGTCCTCAGACAAGGGTCAGGATCAGCTCTCCATCGCCCAGGTCCCCGACCTCATCGAGCAAGACTTTGGACACTACGAAGGCAAAAGCTTCCACGCACGAACAGAGGCAAGGAAGACGGGCAAGGAGTCTCATCGTGAGAAACACATATACGACCCAGATTTCGTCGATGTCGAGAGCAAGGAGTCTTTGAACAAGCGAGCCGATGCTTTCTTAGACCAGCATATGATACCATTGTTCGAGAAGAAGCCTGTATCGGGTCGAAGGATAGTGGCCATTGTGTCGCATGGCATATTGCTGTCACATCTATGGCGCAGGCTACTAGCTCGCTTTGCCTCGAAAAGTGTGACCGTGGCTCCAGAGGTCATCGCAGCCCGCGACAGCATTGTTCTGGAGCATCTCGGTGGCTGGTCGAACACGGGATACCTCGAGCTCGTTCTCAGCCAAACTGAAGCGGTCGTTGGCGTATCTGGTGATGAGTCTGAGTTATTGTCGACTTCTCGCACTGGCGACAATCAGGATCTCAAGACCAAGGTTGATGCAACGGCCACGACGCCGCCTCCTGTCCCGCCCGTCATCGATGAAAAGAAGACGACCTCAGTCCCAGGCAGTATGAAAGGCTGGACTACAATGATACGCGGCATTGACAGGAAAGAACATCTTACAGGCTTAAAGAGGCAACGTGGCGGTATAGGCCGTTCGGCTCACGACGAAGGCCAGAAAAAGCTTGACGGCTTCTTCAAGCGGCAGCGTACAGGCTGA
- a CDS encoding General transcriptional corepressor trfA, with protein sequence MSQQSPLAHQPQHYGGPARPSMPPNNAMQTPQGGKTAAQYLAGTNEQVWLQLGTLSEVMGELDGATQAYERAMNFNQWSVPAMLAISCILRSKDQFTSAVEYLRQILKVEPTNGEVWSSLGHCYLMMDDLQQAYSAYQQALYHLPDPKEPKLWYGIGILYDRYGSLEHAEEAFSQVMRMEPNFEKANEIYFRLGIIYKQQQKFAQSLECFRYIVNDPPRPLSEEDIWFQIGHVHEQQKDYDSAKAAYTRVLERDPTHAKVLQQLGWLHHQQSTSFSSQEQAIEYLEKSVNSDQTDAQSWYLLGRCYMSQQKYPKAYEAYQQAVYRDGRNPTFWCSIGVLYYQINQYRDALDAYSRAIRLNPNISEVWYDLGTLYESCNNQTSDALDAYTRAADLDPTNVHIKARLALLKGQPTNGLPNQGGAPLPQDVHPQAYQPGALGGGPPGPQWGAPSQNPPPPGPAPPPLAAGNNWGGNRLADLQNPQMHPQPMNPYDQRDRAPQQAQQPPQQQPPANARPQSPPPSRQYQDSARPAPPAHRGLGSPSPKGPQSTPAPYQPTPQRSAQQQLPPHLAGPAHPQEPSRPPFSSQPSNGPPPANGMSTPSAQNTLPPYVRPQDNQPEIRPLVGQSAPSPSVGHQYARPPYEHHPNSAAPSIASGAPPPTSAQTAADAAAREREERPSSTVPKRHREWEDDPNMSASKKPTTEDTKSRLDEIKMHRPSPPAQMGTPPNHSPSELRRMDEPRPTSAYHPSEAAHHPSSLPSMQSITQRSPRLSAPPQEEQQRPPLPPSSVSQSQVPTQGPPPPPQQQPPPTSTPAPVSTSAPAPPPVYEPAARQMDMDENYDDSGDEEKRSAKQESQRSSPKAVNGASAAPATSTVEQQA encoded by the exons ATGTCTCAACAATCGCCGTTGGCGCATCAGCCTCAGCATTACGGCGGTCCTGCGCGACCTTCCATGCCGCCGAACAACGCTATGCAAACACCACAAGGTGGTAAAACTGCCGCTCAATACCTCGCAGGAACCAACGAGCAAGTGTGGCTACAGCTCGGTACACTGTCTGAGGTCATGGGCGAGCTTGACGGAGCGACCCAAGCATACGAACGCGCCATGAATTTCAACCAATGGTCTGTTCCCGCCATGCTCGCTATCTCGTGCATCCTACGCTCGAAAGATCAGTTCACGAGTGCGGTCGAGTATCTTCGACAGATACTGAAGGTTGAGCCTACAAATGGCGAAGTATGGAGTAGCTTGGGTCACTGCTACCTCATGATGGACGACCTACAACAGGCATACTCAGCCTACCAACAAGCTCTGTACCATCTGCCAGATCCCAAGGAGCCGAAGCTCTGGTATGGGATTGGAATTCTCTACGATCGGTATGGCTCTCTAGAGCATGCCGAAGAGGCATTCTCGCAGGTCATGCGGATGGAACCCAACTTCGAGAAGGCCAACGAGATCTACTTCCGCCTTGGTATCATATACAAGCAGCAACAGAAGTTCGCCCAAAGCTTGGAG TGCTTCCGTTACATCGTCAACGATCCGCCGCGCCCACTGAGCGAAGAAGACATCTGGTTCCAGATTGGCCACGTGCACGAGCAACAGAAAGAC TACGACTCCGCCAAAGCCGCATACACTCGCGTCCTCGAACGGGACCCTACTCATGCCAAAGTACTGCAGCAACTCGGCTGGCTCCATCATCAGCAGAGCACAAGCTTCAGCAGCCAAGAGCAGGCGATCGAGTACCTGGAGAAGTCTGTCAATTCCG ACCAAACGGATGCACAGAGCTGGTACTTGCTAGGCAGGTGCTACATGTCACAGCAGAAGTATCCAAAGGCGTATGAAGCTTACCAGCAGGCTGTATATCGTGACGGTCGGAACCCGACGTTCTGGTGCTCGATCGGCGTGCTCTACTACCAGATCAATCAGTACAGAGATGCGCTCGACGCTTACTCTCGTGCCATCCGGTTGAATCCCAACATCTCCGAAGTCTGGTACGACCTTGGTACCCTCTACGAGTCGTGCAACAACCAGACCAGCGACGCACTCGACGCATACACCAGAGCTGCGGACCTGGATCCAACCAATGTGCACATCAAGGCACGTCTGGCGCTGCTCAAGGGTCAGCCGACGAATGGTTTGCCCAATCAGGGCGGTGCTCCCCTGCCACAGGATGTGCATCCTCAAGCCTACCAACCTGGTGCTCTTGGAGGCGGTCCTCCTGGTCCACAATGGGGTGCGCCCTCGCAGAACCCACCTCCACCGGGCCCTGCGCCGCCGCCTCTCGCTGCTGGCAACAATTGGGGCGGCAACCGACTGGCTGACTTGCAAAACCCTCAGATGCACCCACAGCCCATGAATCCATATGACCAACGAGACCGTGCGCCGCAGCAAGCTCAGCAACCACCGCAACAGCAGCCTCCGGCGAATGCGAGACCACAGAGTCCACCGCCGTCTCGCCAATACCAAGACTCTGCTCGTCCAGCGCCGCCAGCTCACCGAGGTCTCGGGTCTCCCTCGCCCAAAGGGCCGCAGTCTACACCAGCTCCATACCAGCCAACACCCCAACGTTCCGCTCAACAGCAGTTGCCACCGCATTTGGCAGGCCCAGCACATCCGCAAGAGCCTTCCCGACCACCGTTCTCGTCGCAGCCGTCGAACGGACCACCGCCTGCGAATGGTATGTCAACGCCGTCGGCACAAAACACGCTGCCGCCGTACGTTCGCCCGCAAGACAATCAGCCAGAGATCAGACCACTGGTCGGACAGTCGGCCCCGTCGCCAAGTGTGGGACACCAATATGCCCGACCGCCATATGAGCACCATCCCAACTCAGCCGCTCCCAGCATCGCGAGTGGGGCTCCACCGCCGACATCCGCACAGACAGCCGCTGATGCAGCTGCAAGAGAGCGCGAAGAGCGACCGTCCAGCACCGTGCCCAAGCGACATCGCGAGTGGGAAGATGATCCCAACATGAGCGCATCCAAGAAGCCAACCACCGAGGACACAAAATCTAGGCTCGACGAGATAAAGATGCATCGCCCTTCACCGCCTGCACAGATGGGTACTCCGCCAAACCATAGTCCATCTGAACTGCGACGTATGGATGAGCCGCGACCGACCTCAGCTTATCATCCATCTGAAGCCGCGCACCACCCTTCATCGCTACCATCGATGCAATCTATCACGCAGCGGTCCCCACGCTTGTCCGCGCCTCCACAAGAAGAACAGCAACGCCCACCGCTACCTCCTTCTTCGGTGTCCCAGTCACAAGTGCCAACACAAGGGCCACCACCGCCGCCCCAACAGCAGCCACCACCGACCTCAACGCCGGCGCCAGTGTCCACTTCAGCGCCAGCACCTCCACCCGTATATGAGCCTGCAGCGCGGCAAATGGATATGGACGAGAACTACGATGACAGTGGCGATGAGGAGAAGCGCTCGGCAAAGCAGGAAAGTCAGAGGAGCAGCCCTAAGGCCGTCAACGGTGCTTCTGCTGCGCCGGCGACGAGCACTGTCGAGCAGCAGGCTTAG
- a CDS encoding Peptidyl-prolyl cis-trans isomerase E, producing MADPTRQKSTVFVGGLDNQVNENTLYDAFVPFGEIVEVSLPKPELKSNHDPHRGFGYVEFSLAEDAREAIDNMDQSELYGRVIKVNQAKPQKTENEGLGSRTAIWEQEGYAAKYNVADGEEMNGEGDHDKPMDPMQGLEGLDEAGPRAQ from the exons ATGGCCGACCCCACGCGACAGAAATCGACCGTCTTCGTGGGCGGGCTCGACAACCAAGTCAACGAGAACACGCTATACGATGCTTTTGTACCTTTCGGCGAGATCGTGGAAGTGTCATTGCCAAAGCCTGAATT AAAGTCCAACCACGATCCACATCGAGGTTTCGGCTATGTCGAATTCTCGCTCGCTGAAGACGCGCGCGAAGCAATTGACAACATGGATCAGTCGGAGCTCTACGGGCGAGTGATCAAGGTCAACCAAGCGAAGCCGCAGAAGACCGAAAATGAAGGTCTTGGTAGCAGGACAGCTATCTGGGAGCAG GAGGGTTATGCTGCCAAGTATAACGTGGCGGACGGCGAGGAGATGAATGGCGAAGGAGACCACGACAAGCCTATGGATCCAATGCAAGGGCTTGAAGGCCTAGACGAAGCTGGGCCGCGCGCACAGTGA
- a CDS encoding ABC-transporter-regulating transcription factor: MNPSQPPHGGYSAQGDMSVQGNGAHWFPQDIDYSYEEQDMDGDHGGGDNDNDNEGGDNRDPKRRRIARACDMCRKKKIKCDGKMPKCSHCENYKTECIFTHVEKKRAPPKGAKYIEGLENRLGRMESLLRMSGLLGEDDGGRTDLGTLEKKLQEKQQHRSNAASPVTNSSTSNRQSGDAGTPSEAQPQRVASPNVAQANGATKSPLESKSPNVFKRDAKEVDALADQMCSLITNNCGETRYIGSSSGFSIFSPKGIQWVNEKTGDNSFQHMIATATVEDKAGWDHWKPEVFNDLFQRRIFKPLPGRQECYALLKDYFENFNCMFPLFHEPTFMHLVDKHYSLEPYDGSGWWASLNVALAIGHRLRVMSNVVGQEEDEVAWAYLKNAMAVMSELTMRNTDLLSVQALLGMALFLQGTPNPQPSFFLVAAAIRLAHSIGLHKRGSGFNLNEVENEQRKRVFWIAYLMDKDICLRSGRPPSQDDDDMNVDLPSEDPIDNVGNVPLSVEQDGKKTMNLFRLMCSFAQIQSRVYKQLYSVKASRQSDGELLNTIGDLDAQLEEWKDSIPIDFRPEHEIKAAHTPLILHVVVLHFAYYNCLTTIHRMSVHHGYWTSRLSDYAIQGLNARPLNPRVFMSAALCVNAARTSIGLIRYIPQGDYACVWLVLYYPVSALVTLFANILQNPQDARARSDLKLMSSVVSFLTMLERDVSEANGNVRRMLSVCAEFERIARVALDKTEREMRGRGKRKQAEREREKALKERISGEVAQDLEEGKSLEQIQVETQAAYRRPVQTPSLRASITGSQSGSQPSNSPAGFHSPPGGSGPEYHAGQQGRSSSMSRPQHNQHLQPNGQHPQQQQYMPSQQPGPFNIAPFSQMDANMQNFAHNGRSGASPQPPHMAPFTGPPMNPDGTFQSPHMEFPSMPFTAPPGTAELPGGAFQQPFVPQDLWQMPMTLEWDWAEGLGLGAFTPGPGFDGQNAGFPDMNMGPPPPQ; this comes from the exons ATGAACCCATCGCAGCCGCCCCACGGTGGATACAGCGCACAGGGCGACATGAGCGTCCAAGGCAATGGCGCGCATTGGTTCCCGCAGGACATCGACTACAGCTATGAGGAGCAGGACATGGACGGCGACCATGGCGGTGGAGACAACGACAACGACAACGAGGGCGGCGACAATCGGGACCCTAAGAGGAGGAGGATTGCGAGGGCGTGTGACATGTGTCGCAAAAAGAAGATCAAGTGCGACGGAAAGATGCCGAAATGCAGCCATTGCGAAAACTACAAGACAGAGTGCATCTTTACACATGTCGAGAAGAAGAGGGCGCCGCCCAAAGGCGCAAAGTATATCGAGGGACTGGAGAATCGGCTCGGCAGAATGGAGAGTCTGTTGAGGATGTCGGGACTTTTGGGTGAAGATGATGGCGGCAGGACCGATCTTGGCACATTAGAGAAGAAGTTGCAAGAGAAGCAGCAGCATCGAAGCAACGCTGCAAGTCCAGTCACCAATTCCTCCACCTCAAACCGACAAAGCGGAGATGCGGGCACCCCGAGTGAAGCACAACCTCAGCGGGTCGCGAGTCCAAATGTCGCACAAGCAAACGGCGCGACCAAATCGCCGCTGGAGAGCAAAAGTCCAAACGTGTTCAAGAGAGATGCAAAAGAGGTTGATGCGCTGGCAGACCAGATGTGTAGTCTGATAACCAACAATTGCGGCGAGACGCGCTATATTGGGTCATCCTCAGGCTTCAGCATATTTAGCCCAAAGGGCATACAATGGGTGAACGAAAAGACGGGCGACAACAGCTTCCAACATATGATTGCGACGGCCACAGTCGAGGACAAGGCAGGTTGGGACCATTGGAAACCCGAAGTGTTCAACGACCTATTCCAGAGACGGATCTTCAAGCCTCTGCCAGGACGACAGGAGTGTTACGCACTGCTCAAGGACTACTTCGAGAACTTCAACTGCATGTTTCCGCTGTTCCACGAGCCGACCTTCATGCATCTCGTGGACAAGCACTATTCTCTGGAACCATACGATGGCTCGGGATGGTGGGCCAGCTTGAATGTGGCGCTCGCAATTGGACACAGACTCAGAGTCATGAGCAATGTGGTCGGCCAGGAGGAAGATGAGGTCGCATGGGCCTATCTGAAGAACGCAATGGCAGTGATGTCTGAGCTGACAATGCGCAACACTGACCTACTGTCCGTTCAGGCACTGCTCGGCATGGCATTGTTCTTGCAAGGAACGCCTAACCCGCAACCAAGCTTCTTCCTCGTGGCCGCTGCGATCCGCCTGGCGCATTCGATAGGACTACACAAGCGCGGATCTGGTTTCAATCTCAACGAGGTCGAGAATGAACAGCGAAAGCGAGTCTTCTGGATCGCGTACCTGATGGACAAGGACATATGTCTGCGGTCAGGGCGACCTCCATCACAAGACGATGACGACATGAACGTGGATCTGCCTTCCGAGGACCCGATAGACAATGTGGGAAACGTGCCCCTGTCTGTGGAGCAGGATGGCAAGAAGACCATGAACCTATTCCGGCTCATGTGCTCCTTTGCCCAGATACAGTCGCGCGTTTACAAGCAACTGTACTCGGTGAAAGCAAGTCGGCAGAGCGATGGCGAGCTCCTCAACACCATCGGCGACCTGGATGCACAATTGGAAGAATGGAAGGACAGCATACCCATTGACTTTAGACCAGAGCATGAGATCAAAGCCGCCCATACACCGCTCATCCTTCATGTCGTCGTGCTGCATTTTGCCTACTACAACTGCTTAACGACGATACATCGGATGAGTGTGCACCATGGCTACTGGACCAGTCGACTGAGCGACTACGCAATCCAAGGCTTGAACGCAAGACCCCTCAACCCGAGAGTGTTCATGAGCGCTGCGTTGTGTGTCAATGCCGCGAGAACAAGTATAGGGCTCATTCGATACATCCCGCAAGGCGACTACGCTTGCGTTTG GCTTGTGCTCTACTACCCAGTATCTGCACTCGTGACTCTCTTCGCAAACATTCTCCAGAACCCTCAGGATGCTCGAGCTCGATCTGACCTCAAACTAATGAGCAGTGTAGTGTCATTCTTGACCATGCTCGAGCGGGATGTCTCGGAAGCAAATGGCAACGTTCGCCGCATGCTCTCAGTGTGCGCTGAGTTTGAAAGAATAGCTCGCGTGGCGCTGGACAAAACAGAGCGCGAGATGCGTGGTCGTGGGAAGCGCAAGCAAGCTGAACGAGAACGTGAAAAGGCTCTGAAGGAGCGAATCAGTGGTGAGGTAGCTCAAGATTTGGAAGAAGGCAAGAGCCTCGAACAAATCCAGGTCGAGACGCAAGCCGCCTACCGCAGACCTGTACAGACACCCAGTCTGCGAGCCTCAATTACCGGAAGTCAGTCCGGAAGTCAACCAAGCAACAGCCCTGCCGGCTTTCACAGCCCTCCCGGCGGCTCTGGTCCTGAGTACCACGCTGGCCAGCAAGGTCGCTCATCAAGCATGTCACGCCCTCAACACAACCAACACCTCCAACCTAATGGCCAGCACCCTCAACAGCAACAGTACATGCCCTCGCAACAGCCCGGACCTTTCAACATTGCTCCATTCTCCCAGATGGATGCAAACATGCAGAACTTTGCGCACAACGGCCGCAGCGGCGCATCGCCTCAACCACCTCATATGGCGCCCTTCACTGGCCCTCCCATGAACCCCGACGGTACTTTCCAATCACCTCATATGGAGTTCCCGAGCATGCCATTTACCGCACCGCCTGGCACTGCAGAGCTGCCTGGTGGTGCTTTCCAACAACCTTTCGTGCCGCAAGATTTATGGCAGATGCCGATGACGTTGGAGTGGGATTGGGCTGAGGGCCTTGGGTTGGGCGCTTTCACACCCGGACCTGGATTCGACGGGCAGAATGCTGGGTTTCCTGACATGAATATGGGCCCTCCGCCGCCGCAATAA